One window of Candidatus Manganitrophaceae bacterium genomic DNA carries:
- a CDS encoding YjgP/YjgQ family permease, with protein sequence MYIRATMFKSLDRYILKELTIPFLIGIFILTFLILIQQLLRLMELVIGKGVDLVSVAQIFLYLLPSFFLLSIPMAVMLASVVTFERLSSDNEIIALKSVGIGFYRLIRPVLLFSLLASLLTLSMGMLAQPLGKGSFKSLAIKILKKRINVGLEEGRFNETFSKLMIYVESMPTFSEMEGVFIIDRRNAEMPVMIVAKRGTLTTDPDNEVFGFHLQEGSLHRRGKDKLDYQRMTFERYDLRVDLSSFAGRQEALTKRPSFSEMKKEIEASGGKDLQSLQRLSTFYKHFALSLAALVFGIIGVPLGIISGRLTRVGGFTVGIAIIGLYYLLTTFGDYLISIHLAPPIIGASFPHFFLIPFCLYLLAMTANESFPKFLQFSNKRP encoded by the coding sequence ATGTATATTCGTGCCACTATGTTTAAATCCCTGGACCGCTATATTCTGAAAGAGTTGACCATCCCATTTCTGATTGGGATCTTCATCCTCACATTCCTCATACTCATCCAACAGCTTCTCAGGTTAATGGAACTGGTCATCGGAAAAGGGGTGGACCTGGTCAGCGTGGCACAGATTTTCTTGTACCTTCTCCCTTCTTTCTTTTTACTGTCGATTCCGATGGCTGTGATGCTGGCATCGGTCGTTACCTTTGAGCGACTTTCTTCAGATAATGAAATCATCGCCCTGAAATCAGTTGGCATCGGTTTTTACCGCCTGATTCGGCCCGTCCTCCTCTTCTCTCTCCTCGCCTCCCTGCTCACCCTCTCCATGGGAATGCTTGCGCAGCCCCTTGGGAAAGGATCCTTTAAATCGCTTGCCATAAAAATCCTAAAGAAGCGGATCAATGTGGGTCTGGAGGAGGGCCGTTTTAATGAGACTTTTTCGAAGCTGATGATCTATGTCGAGTCGATGCCGACATTTTCGGAAATGGAGGGGGTATTTATCATCGACCGGAGAAATGCGGAAATGCCGGTTATGATCGTCGCAAAACGGGGGACCTTGACTACTGACCCGGACAACGAGGTCTTTGGATTTCATTTACAGGAAGGAAGCCTCCACCGTCGGGGGAAGGATAAGCTCGATTATCAACGGATGACCTTTGAACGCTATGACTTGAGGGTTGATCTTTCTTCTTTCGCCGGAAGGCAGGAAGCTCTTACAAAAAGACCTTCCTTTAGCGAGATGAAGAAAGAAATTGAAGCCTCTGGCGGGAAAGATCTTCAGTCGCTCCAACGGCTCTCAACTTTTTATAAGCACTTTGCCCTTTCCCTTGCGGCCCTCGTCTTCGGGATCATCGGCGTTCCGCTCGGAATTATTTCAGGCCGACTCACTCGTGTTGGCGGGTTTACCGTCGGGATCGCGATCATCGGACTTTATTATCTCCTGACAACTTTTGGCGACTATCTTATCTCAATCCATCTCGCTCCGCCAATTATCGGGGCCTCATTTCCCCACTTCTTCTTGATCCCCTTCTGTCTCTATCTCTTAGCAATGACGGCGAATGAATCTTTCCCGAAATTTCTTCAGTTTTCCAATAAGAGACCATAA
- the bamA gene encoding outer membrane protein assembly factor BamA, protein MSPDVLLATEWEGRVIAQITFDRAGNISDEDLLQLIRMNPGDRFKYDNIRKAIKHLYQTGHYKDILVEAEPSGKDRAALHFILIERQFLSSIRISGNHTISEKDILNALSFKPGDVFTEAYWRELLAQIASFYQKEGFFRVKFSSQMQSENEDRRKIKAALRIDEGKRVRIRTLTLQGEKFFPNWILALRIFSHKGEFYRHRVFEEDIYRLKSFYELKGYLKATVGPAVVTYIEETNEVDILLSLNSSNKINFFFEGENLFSRKKLESLLLIKEERSDDEDVLEESARQIEGLYRQEGYPFAEVKSVFRRFPSENRIEVHFKIKSGFRAKIREIRFSGNYAFRQKRLQALILLQEEGLIKKQLYTEEALDEDVTLLSNFYKENGFQDIEIKGIPKFDALQRYLTVVFRIDEGIRTRIENIAIVGSRALSEAELLGVLGEHSQTPYNETVVGEGRAKLLSAYSRKGYLHTDITPAIDSSLDRTNVRITYHVTEGVQVRLGQIHLKGNLRAKDYVLLREITIREGDLYNPEKLLESQLRLSKIGLFSVLHFDPIQFEDNLTTQDVQLTVEERPSIALDFGFGFGNRERLRGFVEVSHRNLWGTSRSLSARAEGSRVEERYQINYREPWFLGKKINAKLTSTYEDLEEVSFDLETFSGAFGLDKSFTDHLRGSILYEYELRRTSNVAPTTTLSPEDIERFTIATMNLSLIRDSRDDPFNPRSGSVNGVSIRNAETFLGSDVELVKTTIQSRWYFSLGSHMVFALSARAGVAKRLGETTLIPLSERFFVGGRSTVRGYDEDELGVQNVTIINGEPTGGEAMVVLNEELRIFLPKSFGLVLFFDHGNVWRNYQDISLSQAKSSAGIGLRYNTPIGPLRFDWGYKLNREFSEEPWVLHFTLGHAF, encoded by the coding sequence GTGAGTCCTGATGTTCTCCTTGCGACGGAATGGGAAGGACGTGTTATTGCGCAGATCACCTTTGACCGTGCGGGTAATATTTCGGATGAGGATTTACTTCAACTTATCCGAATGAATCCTGGAGACCGCTTCAAGTACGATAATATTCGGAAGGCGATTAAACATCTTTATCAGACAGGACACTACAAAGATATCCTGGTCGAGGCTGAACCCTCCGGAAAGGATCGGGCCGCGCTTCACTTCATTCTGATTGAAAGACAATTTCTATCCTCAATCCGTATCTCGGGGAATCACACTATTTCTGAAAAAGATATCCTCAATGCGCTGTCATTTAAGCCCGGAGACGTGTTTACAGAGGCTTATTGGCGTGAGTTGCTCGCTCAAATCGCTTCATTTTATCAGAAAGAGGGATTTTTTCGCGTCAAGTTTTCATCGCAAATGCAATCAGAGAATGAGGATAGAAGGAAAATAAAGGCCGCCCTCAGAATTGATGAGGGAAAGCGTGTTCGGATCCGCACGCTCACTCTCCAGGGAGAAAAGTTTTTTCCGAACTGGATCCTGGCACTCAGGATTTTCTCGCATAAGGGAGAGTTTTATCGGCATCGTGTTTTTGAGGAAGATATCTATCGGCTGAAATCATTTTATGAATTGAAAGGTTATCTGAAGGCAACGGTAGGTCCGGCCGTGGTGACTTATATTGAAGAGACCAATGAAGTTGACATACTTCTTTCTCTCAACTCATCGAACAAGATCAACTTTTTTTTTGAAGGGGAAAACCTCTTCTCTCGAAAAAAACTTGAATCACTCTTGCTGATCAAAGAAGAGCGTAGCGACGACGAAGATGTCCTGGAAGAAAGTGCCCGTCAGATCGAAGGACTTTATCGTCAAGAGGGATATCCATTCGCGGAAGTGAAATCTGTTTTTAGACGTTTTCCTTCGGAAAATAGGATAGAGGTCCACTTTAAAATAAAGAGCGGATTCAGGGCAAAGATTCGAGAGATTCGATTTTCCGGTAATTACGCATTCAGACAAAAACGTCTTCAGGCGCTCATTTTACTACAGGAAGAAGGCCTGATTAAAAAACAGCTTTATACGGAAGAGGCCCTTGATGAAGATGTTACGCTTTTATCTAACTTTTACAAGGAAAATGGTTTTCAGGACATTGAGATAAAGGGTATTCCAAAATTTGATGCTCTCCAGAGATACCTGACTGTCGTCTTTAGGATCGATGAAGGAATTCGCACCCGAATTGAAAACATTGCTATTGTAGGCAGTCGGGCCCTTTCCGAGGCTGAACTTCTCGGCGTTCTGGGCGAGCATTCCCAAACGCCCTATAATGAAACCGTTGTCGGGGAGGGCAGGGCGAAACTGCTGTCAGCTTATTCAAGAAAAGGATATTTACATACTGATATTACACCAGCTATCGACTCCTCCCTCGACCGAACCAACGTGAGAATAACCTACCATGTGACTGAGGGCGTTCAGGTCCGGTTAGGCCAGATTCACCTGAAAGGGAATCTGCGTGCCAAAGATTATGTTCTACTCCGGGAGATCACTATTCGGGAAGGAGATCTATATAACCCCGAGAAACTCCTGGAGAGCCAGCTTAGGCTTTCTAAAATCGGACTCTTTTCGGTGCTGCATTTTGACCCCATCCAATTCGAGGATAATCTGACCACACAGGATGTTCAACTCACTGTTGAAGAAAGACCAAGCATTGCCCTGGACTTCGGATTTGGTTTTGGAAACAGAGAACGACTTCGCGGCTTCGTCGAGGTTTCACATCGTAATCTTTGGGGAACGAGCCGCTCACTGAGTGCACGGGCTGAGGGTAGCCGAGTTGAAGAACGGTATCAAATTAATTACAGAGAACCTTGGTTCCTGGGTAAAAAGATTAACGCGAAGCTTACTTCCACCTATGAGGACCTGGAGGAAGTTTCTTTTGACCTGGAAACGTTCAGCGGCGCCTTTGGCCTTGATAAATCATTTACAGACCACCTTAGAGGGTCTATTCTCTATGAATATGAACTCCGGAGAACAAGTAATGTGGCACCAACGACCACACTGAGTCCTGAAGATATCGAGAGGTTTACAATTGCGACGATGAACCTTTCACTCATTCGTGATTCACGCGATGATCCCTTTAATCCTCGTAGCGGTTCAGTGAATGGAGTGTCTATAAGGAACGCGGAAACATTTCTCGGTTCAGATGTCGAACTGGTGAAGACAACAATTCAAAGCCGATGGTACTTCTCTCTAGGCTCACACATGGTCTTTGCCTTGTCTGCCAGGGCCGGTGTTGCAAAACGCTTAGGGGAAACGACCCTGATTCCTCTTTCGGAACGTTTCTTTGTCGGGGGAAGAAGCACTGTGCGAGGTTATGATGAGGATGAACTGGGCGTACAAAATGTCACGATTATCAACGGAGAGCCAACCGGCGGAGAGGCAATGGTTGTCCTCAACGAGGAACTACGGATCTTCCTCCCTAAATCGTTTGGTCTCGTCTTATTTTTTGATCATGGAAATGTCTGGAGAAATTATCAAGATATTTCTCTTTCCCAGGCGAAATCAAGCGCTGGAATAGGATTGCGGTATAATACTCCTATAGGCCCTTTGAGATTTGATTGGGGGTACAAACTGAACCGTGAATTTTCTGAAGAACCCTGGGTTCTCCACTTCACCTTGGGACATGCCTTCTAA
- a CDS encoding carboxypeptidase M32: MKTIDDLKPLITALQEIQQIASAVALLSWDQETHMPLGGGEARAEQLSVLGALVHEKRIGEEMKRLLSKWLELETGKLQEGDAAWDEPARGLLREVWNDYSKSTKLPSDFVRRIGKAASLSHQVWVEARKKNDFPLFAPYLKKMITLKKEEAAYLGYDDSPYDPLLDSYEPGMTVKQIAPLFAALKADLVPILEKIMVSRVKLKEDFLHFHYPIAQQLVFGREILEVMGYNFQNGRQDLSAHPFTISFHPTDVRITTRVEVKDMCSSLFSSIHEGGHALYEQGLSPEYFGSPLGEAVSLGIHESQSRLWENCIGRSRPFWRHFYPILQAHFPDQLKTIDLESYYTAINIVRPSLIRVEADELTYNLHIMVRFEIERALIEGDLDVAELPGLWKEKMREYLSIVPESDSEGVLQDVHWSGGAIGYFPTYTLGNLYAAQIFRQAKMEIPELSPQIEKGDLLPLKEWLNKKIHRWGRQYRSGDLIRRITGEPLNPRYFIEALNEKFGEIYLF, encoded by the coding sequence ATGAAAACTATTGACGATCTTAAACCACTCATTACAGCCCTTCAAGAGATTCAGCAAATTGCAAGCGCCGTCGCGCTGCTTTCCTGGGATCAGGAAACCCACATGCCTCTAGGAGGTGGAGAAGCGCGGGCCGAACAGCTTTCCGTTCTTGGCGCATTAGTCCATGAAAAACGCATTGGTGAGGAGATGAAGAGGCTTCTCTCAAAATGGCTTGAACTAGAAACGGGAAAGCTACAGGAAGGTGACGCCGCCTGGGATGAACCCGCGCGCGGGCTATTAAGAGAAGTCTGGAACGATTACAGTAAGAGCACAAAGCTACCCTCCGACTTCGTTCGAAGGATCGGAAAAGCGGCTTCCCTTTCACACCAGGTATGGGTCGAGGCCCGGAAGAAAAATGATTTCCCCCTCTTTGCCCCGTATCTCAAAAAAATGATCACATTGAAGAAAGAGGAGGCGGCCTATCTGGGCTATGACGATTCTCCCTATGATCCTCTTTTGGATTCCTATGAGCCTGGGATGACCGTCAAACAGATCGCCCCCCTTTTTGCAGCGTTGAAGGCCGATCTTGTTCCAATTCTCGAAAAGATTATGGTATCTCGGGTAAAATTGAAAGAGGATTTTCTCCATTTTCATTACCCAATCGCTCAGCAGTTGGTCTTCGGCAGAGAGATTCTGGAGGTGATGGGATATAATTTCCAAAACGGGAGGCAGGACCTATCCGCCCACCCTTTTACGATCTCCTTTCATCCAACCGACGTCCGGATTACAACACGGGTGGAAGTAAAGGATATGTGCTCTTCTCTCTTTAGCTCGATTCATGAAGGGGGACATGCCTTGTATGAGCAGGGCCTTTCTCCCGAATATTTTGGTTCACCGCTTGGAGAAGCGGTTTCACTGGGTATTCACGAAAGCCAGTCCCGCCTATGGGAAAATTGTATCGGCCGGTCGAGGCCGTTCTGGCGGCACTTCTATCCTATCCTTCAGGCGCATTTTCCAGATCAATTAAAGACGATCGACTTGGAGTCATACTATACTGCAATTAATATTGTTCGCCCTTCACTGATTAGGGTCGAAGCGGATGAGTTGACCTATAATCTGCACATCATGGTCCGTTTTGAGATTGAAAGGGCATTGATTGAGGGGGACCTTGACGTGGCCGAACTTCCTGGGCTATGGAAGGAAAAAATGAGGGAATATCTCAGCATTGTTCCCGAATCAGATTCCGAGGGGGTACTACAGGATGTTCACTGGTCCGGCGGAGCGATCGGTTATTTCCCGACCTATACACTGGGTAATCTTTATGCTGCACAGATTTTCAGGCAAGCAAAAATGGAAATCCCTGAATTAAGCCCTCAGATTGAAAAGGGGGATCTACTTCCGCTTAAAGAGTGGTTAAACAAAAAGATTCATCGTTGGGGAAGGCAATACCGTAGTGGGGACCTTATTCGACGGATAACGGGTGAACCCTTGAATCCACGCTATTTTATTGAAGCCCTGAATGAGAAGTTCGGCGAGATTTACTTGTTTTGA
- a CDS encoding DUF1844 domain-containing protein, with the protein MNEPGERTSEDKSSLEAKEKPDSSFEKKDSHQAAGTYPVNFSSFILSLATSALINLEEEANPATGEKSVQLPMARQVIDLLTLLEEKTQGNLSKDEAGLISQLLFTLRMKFVEMEKKAHS; encoded by the coding sequence ATGAACGAACCGGGAGAAAGGACGTCCGAAGATAAATCTTCGTTAGAAGCAAAAGAGAAACCGGATTCCTCCTTTGAGAAAAAGGATTCTCACCAAGCAGCCGGGACCTATCCTGTCAATTTTTCTTCCTTTATTCTATCCTTGGCCACATCAGCGCTGATAAATCTTGAGGAAGAGGCGAATCCGGCAACTGGAGAGAAGTCAGTTCAGTTGCCGATGGCAAGGCAGGTCATTGATCTTCTCACCCTTCTTGAAGAAAAAACCCAGGGAAACCTTTCAAAGGATGAGGCTGGGTTGATCTCTCAGCTGCTCTTTACCTTGAGGATGAAATTTGTTGAAATGGAAAAGAAAGCCCATTCCTGA